Proteins co-encoded in one Geovibrio ferrireducens genomic window:
- a CDS encoding thioesterase family protein, with product MDEIIERFKERFETLSPFQRFLGMKLEVTESFTPVITFDMRNELIGNFDYGILHGGVIASVMDVTAGISALLCLPVKYPTETADQIMKRVSKVGTIDLRVDYIQPGRGKSFTATGETLRAGNKIAVSTAKLHNNEGLLIAAGTGTYLIG from the coding sequence ATGGACGAAATTATTGAACGCTTTAAAGAACGATTTGAAACACTCAGCCCCTTTCAGCGCTTTCTGGGTATGAAACTTGAGGTAACAGAGAGCTTCACCCCTGTAATAACCTTTGATATGAGAAACGAGCTCATAGGCAACTTTGACTACGGGATACTCCACGGCGGAGTCATAGCCTCCGTCATGGACGTGACAGCGGGAATATCTGCCCTGCTCTGTCTTCCTGTGAAATATCCCACTGAGACGGCGGATCAGATAATGAAACGTGTCAGCAAGGTGGGAACTATCGATCTGCGTGTGGACTACATCCAGCCCGGCAGAGGAAAGTCATTCACCGCCACGGGTGAAACCCTCCGTGCCGGCAACAAGATAGCTGTCTCTACTGCAAAGCTGCACAATAACGAAGGTCTGCTCATAGCCGCCGGAACAGGAACTTATTTGATAGGGTAA